One genomic segment of uncultured Campylobacter sp. includes these proteins:
- the ilvN gene encoding acetolactate synthase small subunit — MNSIRRVISVVVTDEHGVLSRISGLFAGRGYNIDSLTVAPIPNTGLSRLSIVTSGDERVIEQITKQLHKLIPVYKVIEDAKFVEKEMVLVKIALGENLAGLDAVLKAYNGSIANSDDSKIVIMACDDADRIDGFLKTIKKYNPIDIVRGGSVALDM, encoded by the coding sequence ATGAATAGCATAAGAAGAGTAATATCGGTCGTCGTTACCGATGAGCACGGCGTTTTGTCGCGGATCTCGGGACTTTTTGCGGGGCGCGGCTATAATATCGATAGCCTCACCGTTGCACCGATCCCAAATACCGGTCTATCGCGCCTTAGCATCGTCACTTCGGGCGACGAGCGCGTCATAGAGCAGATCACTAAGCAGCTTCATAAACTGATCCCCGTCTACAAGGTCATCGAGGATGCAAAATTCGTCGAAAAGGAGATGGTTTTGGTAAAGATCGCGCTGGGCGAAAATTTAGCGGGGCTTGACGCCGTTTTAAAAGCCTACAACGGCAGCATCGCAAACAGCGACGACAGCAAGATCGTCATCATGGCGTGCGACGACGCAGACCGCATCGACGGCTTTTTAAAGACGATAAAAAAATACAATCCGATCGACATCGTCCGCGGCGGTAGCGTCGCGCTGGATATGTAA
- the lpxD gene encoding UDP-3-O-(3-hydroxymyristoyl)glucosamine N-acyltransferase, producing the protein MKLSKIAEILNIELGGADAEITAINSLQNANESELSYCDSDKNEKFLSATKAAAVLVKCGTAVPSGVRALECENPHLAFAILSAHFAKPLIRSGAPAKIAASAQIGQNVHIGVNSTIGEDCVILSGAYIGDDVHIGSGCVIHANAVIYNDTIIGERCIIHANAVIGSDGFGYAHTKTGEHVKIYHNGNVVLQDEVEIGACTTIDRAVFGSTIVKRGSKIDNLVQIGHNCELGQNCLIVSQVGLAGSTTLGRNVVMGGQSGSGGHVNVGDFTQIAARGGISKDLAGGKNYAGQPIMELSEWFKLQAKIVRFFKDKKH; encoded by the coding sequence ATGAAATTATCCAAAATTGCCGAAATTTTAAACATTGAGCTTGGCGGAGCGGATGCGGAGATTACCGCGATAAATTCGCTTCAAAACGCGAACGAAAGCGAGCTGAGCTACTGCGATAGCGACAAAAACGAGAAATTTTTATCCGCCACCAAAGCAGCCGCCGTGCTGGTAAAGTGCGGCACTGCGGTTCCAAGCGGCGTGCGAGCGCTGGAGTGCGAAAATCCGCATCTAGCCTTTGCGATCTTAAGTGCGCATTTTGCTAAGCCGCTCATTCGTAGCGGCGCGCCCGCAAAGATCGCCGCCAGCGCACAGATCGGGCAGAACGTGCATATCGGCGTAAATTCTACGATCGGCGAGGATTGCGTCATCTTAAGCGGCGCGTATATCGGCGATGACGTGCATATCGGAAGCGGCTGCGTGATCCACGCAAACGCCGTCATCTACAATGACACGATCATCGGCGAGCGCTGCATAATCCACGCAAACGCCGTCATCGGAAGCGACGGTTTCGGCTACGCACACACCAAAACGGGCGAGCACGTTAAAATTTATCACAACGGCAACGTCGTGCTGCAAGACGAGGTCGAGATCGGCGCGTGCACGACGATCGATCGCGCGGTATTCGGCTCGACGATCGTTAAGCGAGGCAGCAAGATCGACAATCTCGTTCAGATCGGGCACAACTGCGAGCTCGGACAAAACTGTCTCATCGTCTCTCAAGTTGGGCTTGCGGGCTCGACGACGCTCGGACGCAACGTCGTGATGGGCGGACAGAGCGGCAGCGGCGGGCACGTAAACGTGGGTGATTTCACTCAGATCGCGGCGCGCGGCGGCATAAGCAAAGATCTGGCGGGCGGCAAAAACTACGCAGGACAGCCTATAATGGAGCTTAGCGAGTGGTTCAAGCTGCAGGCTAAGATCGTTAGATTTTTTAAAGATAAAAAGCACTAG
- a CDS encoding Type 1 glutamine amidotransferase-like domain-containing protein → MIEMFLCSYFAGAATLFEDYARQNIRAKEVLFIPTAANVEEYRDYVDEAKEAFAEMDFEVQILDVSKASEAEAKAKISAAQVLYVSGGNTFYLLRELKKKDLTGLIADRVRSGELVYVGESAGAMIAAPSVEYAAMMDDASGSELVSAQTGLDLVKFYPVVHYGEEPFVQSTAKILKAYGGKLNLAPINNAEAIAVHGDKFEILGRQTATQK, encoded by the coding sequence ATGATAGAGATGTTTTTATGCTCCTATTTTGCGGGTGCGGCGACGCTTTTTGAGGACTATGCGAGGCAAAATATCCGCGCTAAAGAGGTACTTTTCATCCCGACCGCCGCAAACGTAGAGGAGTACCGAGACTACGTGGACGAGGCGAAAGAGGCGTTTGCCGAAATGGACTTTGAGGTTCAAATTTTAGACGTTTCCAAAGCGAGCGAAGCCGAAGCCAAGGCAAAGATCAGCGCGGCGCAGGTGCTTTACGTAAGCGGCGGCAACACCTTTTATCTTTTGCGCGAGCTAAAAAAGAAAGATCTTACTGGCCTCATCGCAGATCGCGTCCGAAGCGGCGAGCTCGTGTACGTGGGCGAGTCGGCTGGCGCTATGATCGCAGCTCCCAGCGTGGAGTACGCAGCCATGATGGATGATGCGAGTGGTAGTGAATTAGTATCAGCGCAAACCGGGCTAGATCTTGTTAAATTCTATCCAGTAGTGCACTACGGCGAGGAGCCTTTCGTGCAAAGCACGGCTAAAATTTTAAAAGCTTACGGCGGCAAGCTAAATTTGGCGCCGATAAATAACGCCGAAGCGATCGCGGTGCACGGCGATAAATTTGAAATTTTAGGGCGCCAAACTGCGACGCAGAAGTAA
- a CDS encoding NAD(P)H-dependent oxidoreductase → MKILLINGGAPFNGNGGKLSKTLHELAKKTLQALGHETRETTIHEGYDIEGEVEKFLWMDAVIWQMPAWWMGEPWLVKKYVDEVFMGGIGKIVANDGRHSASPNDGYGTGGLIKGKSHMLSVTWNAPLQAFEKPGDFFEGAGVDGVYLHFHKANEFLGTKRLPTFMCNDVVKNPDVERFMRDYEAHLKRVFG, encoded by the coding sequence ATGAAAATATTACTGATTAACGGCGGAGCGCCGTTTAACGGCAATGGCGGCAAGCTAAGCAAGACGCTGCACGAGTTAGCCAAAAAGACGCTGCAGGCCCTAGGACACGAAACGCGCGAAACTACGATACATGAGGGCTACGATATAGAGGGCGAGGTAGAAAAATTTCTATGGATGGATGCCGTGATCTGGCAGATGCCCGCGTGGTGGATGGGTGAGCCTTGGCTAGTCAAAAAGTACGTAGACGAGGTGTTTATGGGCGGCATAGGCAAGATAGTGGCAAACGATGGGCGGCACAGCGCGAGCCCAAACGACGGCTACGGCACGGGTGGACTGATAAAGGGCAAATCACACATGCTAAGCGTCACTTGGAATGCGCCGCTTCAGGCGTTTGAGAAGCCGGGCGATTTTTTTGAAGGCGCGGGCGTAGACGGCGTTTATCTGCATTTTCATAAGGCAAATGAGTTTTTAGGCACGAAAAGGCTACCTACTTTTATGTGCAACGACGTCGTTAAAAATCCTGATGTAGAGCGTTTTATGAGAGATTACGAAGCGCATCTAAAAAGGGTTTTCGGCTAA
- a CDS encoding AraC family transcriptional regulator, producing the protein MADINLLKEQTKEFLLDRYGIVGSTQSDIDSLDFYISDKTHDFISAVYEPSLCIILQGAKAIGFGDEMYGYDERTYALASTHVPLNVSLKDASKEKPYISLRIKFSLDEVYEVLKGVDVKEQSLQKSEKGIFFGELTDEILEPALRFVWLLEKPKEKVKFLSDLAKKEILYMLATNDKSGYFLSKFAMQGSVSNKISKAVTKIKNEFSQKLNMKDVARECDMSESSLYHNFKIVTSLSPIAFQKKIRLEEAKNLLVNKNIGVAQVAFDVGYESASQFSREYARMFGVPPKIHSEILRSGVA; encoded by the coding sequence ATGGCTGATATAAATTTACTAAAAGAGCAGACAAAAGAGTTTTTATTAGACAGATACGGCATAGTGGGATCTACGCAAAGTGATATCGACTCGCTTGACTTTTATATCAGCGACAAAACGCATGATTTTATCAGCGCGGTTTATGAGCCGTCATTGTGCATAATATTACAAGGGGCAAAGGCGATCGGCTTTGGCGATGAGATGTACGGATATGACGAGCGAACCTATGCGCTGGCTTCTACTCATGTGCCATTAAATGTAAGCCTAAAGGACGCCTCAAAAGAGAAACCATACATCTCGCTTCGCATTAAATTTAGCCTTGATGAGGTCTATGAAGTGCTAAAAGGCGTGGACGTAAAAGAGCAGAGCCTACAAAAAAGCGAAAAAGGTATATTCTTTGGCGAGCTAACGGATGAGATATTAGAGCCTGCTTTGAGGTTTGTTTGGCTGCTAGAAAAGCCAAAAGAGAAGGTCAAATTCCTCTCAGACCTTGCTAAAAAAGAGATACTTTACATGCTCGCAACAAACGACAAAAGCGGCTATTTTTTAAGTAAATTTGCGATGCAAGGCAGTGTTTCAAATAAAATTTCAAAAGCCGTAACAAAGATAAAAAATGAGTTTTCGCAAAAGCTAAATATGAAAGATGTCGCGCGCGAATGCGATATGAGCGAGTCTTCGTTATATCATAACTTCAAAATCGTAACCTCGCTAAGCCCCATAGCTTTTCAAAAAAAGATCCGCCTAGAAGAGGCTAAAAACCTGCTCGTAAATAAAAATATCGGCGTTGCGCAGGTAGCATTTGACGTAGGATATGAGAGCGCATCGCAGTTTAGCCGCGAATACGCAAGGATGTTTGGCGTACCGCCTAAAATTCACAGCGAAATTCTACGCTCCGGCGTGGCATGA
- a CDS encoding aldo/keto reductase: MKQISLGELKIPAVALGTWSWGFGGIAGGDSVFGNRLSEAELKPVFDYAMSKGLTLWDTATVYGSGASEKILGEFVKERKDAIISTKFTPILAQGRGDEAMEEFLEGSLKTLHKNAIDIYWIHNTDDVPRWSAQLVPLLKSGKVRKVGVSNHNLEQIKFVNELLKKVGFKLDAIQNHYSLLYTNIEDGGILKYCKDEDIAVFAYMVLEQGALGGKYTKDNPMPADTRRGEAFPPQTLARLEPLFEVQRSLAKKYGTTPALIATAWAIAKGAVPIIGVTKKEQVDDAERASEISLSTDEVAQLEAAAKQTGVTVKGEWEGSM; encoded by the coding sequence ATGAAGCAAATTTCATTAGGAGAGCTTAAAATCCCGGCAGTCGCACTTGGCACTTGGTCGTGGGGTTTTGGCGGTATCGCCGGAGGCGACAGCGTGTTTGGCAACCGCCTAAGCGAGGCGGAGCTTAAGCCAGTTTTTGATTACGCGATGAGCAAGGGACTCACTCTTTGGGACACGGCCACGGTTTACGGAAGCGGCGCCAGCGAAAAAATTTTAGGCGAGTTCGTAAAAGAGCGCAAAGATGCGATAATATCGACCAAATTTACGCCGATTTTAGCGCAAGGTAGGGGCGACGAAGCGATGGAGGAGTTTTTAGAGGGTAGCCTAAAAACGCTGCACAAGAACGCAATCGACATTTACTGGATCCACAATACCGACGACGTGCCGCGCTGGAGCGCGCAGCTCGTACCATTGCTAAAATCGGGCAAAGTGCGAAAAGTAGGCGTTTCAAATCACAACTTGGAACAGATAAAATTCGTAAACGAGCTATTAAAAAAGGTAGGGTTCAAGCTAGACGCAATCCAAAATCATTACAGCCTGCTTTACACGAATATCGAGGATGGCGGGATTTTGAAGTATTGCAAAGACGAGGACATAGCGGTGTTTGCCTACATGGTGCTGGAGCAAGGCGCGCTGGGCGGTAAATACACGAAGGATAACCCGATGCCTGCAGACACTCGCCGCGGAGAGGCCTTTCCGCCGCAAACGCTTGCGAGATTAGAGCCGCTTTTTGAGGTGCAACGAAGCCTCGCTAAAAAATACGGCACGACGCCAGCGCTAATAGCCACGGCATGGGCGATCGCAAAGGGCGCGGTGCCGATCATCGGCGTTACTAAAAAAGAGCAAGTGGACGACGCCGAGCGCGCTAGCGAGATAAGCTTGAGCACGGACGAGGTAGCGCAACTGGAAGCCGCCGCCAAGCAAACAGGCGTAACGGTCAAGGGCGAGTGGGAAGGCTCGATGTAA